The Saccharomyces paradoxus chromosome VIII, complete sequence genome has a window encoding:
- the LIN1 gene encoding U5 snRNP complex subunit LIN1 (Non-essential component of U5 snRNP~similar to YHR156C), with protein MEYTQDSSSSKLKRKSDQLEHDEKLNDKFHNESRRYEEEELNRVEYDSDSSIEHSTGNENSEEEMEEKSNEKNGKGDEDMFLSDNDDLIKDHKSRKKSKIQLLNIAEFKKENLADLDYQIGNTESQEEEKGVNIEPFNIEDEIEHGVFDKDGNYIKTENDTENELQDNEEWMNDVINAEKANRLEKEQSIKTHNSRHYMVHEALVLLKFFLAGNHETVLESLGRLNKLRKIAISKKDNSLKYVIHGIELLSDLINLLEKKGFSEIYEYDRRKVQDAIVEEFFDDSSRIVDHKTKLWSFKWLNKLDEYHGLYTNYEMSYWQKSYFKNNVVVKFHSEPDRDENWVHVSCLSFM; from the coding sequence ATGGAATATACGCAAGACTCGAGCAGTTcaaaactgaaaagaaaaagtgatCAACTTGAACATGATGAAAAGCTTAACGATAAGTTCCACAATGAAAGTAGGAGatacgaagaagaagagctAAACAGAGTAGAGTATGATTCTGACTCCAGCATCGAACACTCTACAGGTAATGAAAATAGTGAGGaggaaatggaagaaaagtccaatgaaaaaaatgggaagGGGGACGAAGATATGTTTCTGTCAGATAATGACGATCTCATCAAAGACCATAAAAGTCggaaaaaatcgaaaatCCAGCTTTTAAATATTGCAGAATTTAAGAAAGAGAACTTGGCCGACTTAGATTATCAAATTGGAAATACAGAGAgccaagaagaagaaaaaggtgtGAATATAGAACCATTTAAtatagaagatgaaatagaaCATGGGGTATTCGACAAAGATGGCAATTATATCAAGACAGAAAACGACACAGAAAATGAACTGCAGGATAATGAGGAATGGATGAATGATGTCATAAATGCAGAGAAGGCAAATCGCttagaaaaggaacaaaGTATCAAAACACACAATTCAAGGCATTATATGGTTCACGAGGCATTGGTTcttttaaagttttttcttgctgGGAACCATGAAACAGTACTAGAATCCTTAGGAAGGTTAAACAAGCTGCGAAAAATAGCCATTTCAAAGAAGGATAATTCGCTAAAATACGTTATCCATGGAATCGAGCTATTGTCCGATCTAATAAATCtattggaaaagaagggaTTCAGTGAAATATATGAATATGACCGCAGAAAAGTCCAAGATGCCATAGTAGAAGAATTTTTCGATGATTCCTCTAGAATAGTTGATCACAAAACAAAGTTATGGAGCTTCAAGTGGTTGAACAAATTAGACGAATATCACGGCCTGTACACGAATTATGAAATGTCGTACTGGCAAAAATCCTACTTCAAAAACAACGTCGTAGTGAAATTTCACAGCGAACCAGATCGAGATGAAAACTGGGTACATGTATCGTGTTTAAGCTTCATGTAA
- the LAM1 gene encoding Lam1p (Mitochondrial protein~similar to YHR155W), protein MHEHKAELRLITVALNEASTDSPSFRASVNYFHTRMESLSGWMHGTVDYVENTYKPSFQDFQRIKETLFSQLLPSPILLSNGFVSNQPYTPLLVRDFTRDISDLSNTVMKIILGDENSQYTTALSALSSDAINPYFSKRKTFEYYQRKYDSFVTDFLATNTDGNILSPQNLQNETFKLFDIKHKYVEASLDLTEAISLMKVNLDKFLIETIDIVRKNNVITTKDTKDVIDITPELTETLKDWTDWIESNLQTLQALSSKLSEAKYAILKLSLARLKPSRLVQDYDLKNIQNLKFNPPKSISDKNIPEEKGLSGWLYMKTTVGHDPKRVVWVRRWCFLQNNVFGVFSLSPSKTYVEETDKFGILWITVEYLPKESRNFCFKLRIQNPNCKTNEENTYMDIVLQAENIGELKSWINTLNFHKAFASSIKEENDPRYQLARKKIEPQFFEFASSSTTSTDKLLTSFSSNTLTLVEELKKNYMSEDDIYSIIDNKAYHLRVISTPIATQLTHLALFSTFLSVSNYYPCATHANTWGTANWNDLSYLVNPLEGSSLHKPTTVSSTSRFSVSYPDYYPYSLKVDDIQFRSIFFSVNYDFLQVPNELVLLRYSSVWCPNNKQKFASMAFVTLNHIYVYLNISGFSYLRRIDLLDIDSIEYDKSPKHVSSRMLHMQRGDGIRFNMSVFFTDRRAVASKLQFLIENKAMHIPKGEKEVLEIFQKLDEEIDNEKKLIKNNLSESELHSKDYHLLKSTYDRHFENTNETPMELMSRKVRLEKEAWCYFQDNFKVGSKTLFHILFGDKSRIFPGSLFLCKKGSNLNNNSYWERIRRAKEDTSCQFELARKLQFQLNRTSNFIKDLLWLKDDNDNFKLVLEQRVTKIKQSYYYEVDEGPFIVKFPLCHPLLIRVKFIIAECITSQGGSLKKCDLTILYTFKYVESIDKLDTKVEKLWLFESIHLNWALRYCKLEHSEIIKKTREYLKKFNDREKMSNVIKLCGFLGVLPKERIEGDKKAGDFMQPVYINYDFLSLSKILIKLAVFYLSSVTIKTTRVLLAIVMVIFKCFTKVNKTLYYGLLISALTNLFFVGKSIHSYFSVKSAENLFQNYANGDQRGLQIMHRSLTVPDLNLLTKKMMDNDQANPVFKRFDEDKNAYQYKGTRQEIAIKRNQVLTELKILQNTEKELVQGSYRKFLITERDKCFTTQNEMPDLWINDTKLQDYCMACFAEYDRLSAIPV, encoded by the coding sequence ATGCATGAACACAAAGCGGAGCTACGGCTGATAACCGTTGCACTTAATGAGGCATCCACCGATTCCCCCTCTTTTAGAGCTTCAGTTAATTATTTCCATACCAGAATGGAGTCCCTGAGTGGTTGGATGCACGGCACTGTGGATTATGTGGAAAATACGTATAAACCTTCGTTTCAAGACTTCCAAAGAATAAAGGAAACGCTATTTTCACAGCTGCTCCCTTCTCCAATATTACTTTCTAATGGATTTGTCAGTAACCAACCATATACTCCCTTGCTTGTAAGAGACTTTACTAGAGATATCAGCGATCTTTCAAACACGGTTATGAAAATAATTTTAGGTGACGAAAACTCTCAGTACACGACGGCATTGTCAGCCTTAAGTTCGGATGCTATCAACCCTTATTTTAGCAAGAGAAAAACTTTTGAATACTACCAAAGGAAGTACGATTCATTTGTGACAGACTTTTTGGCCACTAATACTGATGGCAATATTTTAAGCCCACAAAATCTTCAGAATGAAACATTTAAGTTATTTGATATTAAACACAAATATGTAGAAGCTTCATTAGATTTAACTGAAGCTATATCATTAATGAAGGTCAATTTGGATAAATTTCTCATAGAGACAATAGACATTGTGCGCAAAAACAACGTTATTACTACCAAAGATACCAAGGACGTCATCGATATTACTCCTGAGCTTACGGAAACATTGAAAGATTGGACTGATTGGATAGAAAGTAACCTTCAAACTTTACAAGCCTTATCATCCAAGCTATCTGAAGCTAAATATGCCATCCTCAAACTTAGCTTGGCAAGATTGAAGCCATCTCGTTTGGTACAAGAttatgatttgaaaaacataCAAAATTTGAAGTTTAACCCTCCAAAATCGATAAGTGATAAAAATATCCCCGAGGAAAAGGGGCTATCAGGTTGGTTGTACATGAAAACTACCGTTGGTCATGATCCTAAAAGAGTTGTGTGGGTAAGAAGATGGTGCTTTTTACAGAATAACGTTTTTGGAGTTTTTTCGCTCTCGCCTAGCAAAACCTatgttgaagaaactgATAAATTTGGTATACTATGGATCACTGTAGAATATTTGCCAAAAGAATCTAGAAATTTCTGTTTCAAATTGAGGATTCAAAATCCTAATTGCAAaacaaatgaagaaaatacatATATGGATATCGTCCTACAAGCTGAAAATATTGGCGAGTTAAAATCATGGATAAACACCTTGAACTTCCATAAAGCATTTGCATCGTCgataaaggaagaaaacgaTCCTCGTTATCAATTAGcgaggaaaaaaattgaaccTCAATTTTTCGAGTTTGCTTCAAGTAGCACAACCTCAACAGATAAATTATTGACTTCCTTTTCGAGTAATACTCTGACATTGGTAGAAgagctaaaaaaaaattatatgtCGGAGGATGATATATATTCTATCATTGATAATAAGGCATACCACTTAAGAGTGATATCTACACCGATAGCCACACAATTGACTCATTTGGCTTTATTCTCGACATTTTTATCTGTATCAAATTATTATCCGTGCGCTACCCATGCAAACACATGGGGCACAGCAAATTGGAATGATTTGTCTTATTTAGTCAATCCGCTTGAAGGAAGTTCATTACACAAGCCAACCACAGTATCAAGTACTTCTAGATTTTCCGTTAGCTACCCTGACTATTATCCATATAGTTTAAAAGTCGATGATATACAGTTTAGATCGATTTTCTTCTCAGTGAATTATGATTTTTTACAGGTCCCAAATGAGCTGGTTCTTTTAAGATATTCATCCGTGTGGTGTCCAAACAATAAACAAAAGTTTGCATCTATGGCTTTTGTCACTCTTAACCACATTTACGTCtatttaaatatttcagGTTTTTCATATTTGAGAAGAATAGATTTACTAGATATTGACTCAATTGAATATGATAAGAGCCCCAAACATGTTTCTTCAAGAATGCTGCACATGCAAAGAGGTGATGGGATTAGGTTCAATATGTCCGTATTTTTTACAGATCGAAGGGCAGTTGCCTCAAAATTACAGTTTCTGATAGAAAATAAGGCAATGCATATCCCAAAGGGCGAAAAGGAGGTTTTAGAAATATTCCAGAAGTTAGATGAAGAGATTGATAATGAGAAGAAACTTATCAAGAATAATTTGTCAGAATCAGAGCTCCATTCAAAAGATTACCATCTCTTGAAGAGCACGTATGATCGTCACTTTGAAAATACTAACGAAACACCGATGGAACTGATGAGCAGAAAAGTCCGTCTAGAAAAGGAAGCCTGGTGCTATTTTCAAGACAATTTTAAAGTCGGAAGTAAGACGCTATTCCACATTCTTTTTGGAGACAAATCTCGAATTTTTCCCGGTTCACTATTTCTTTGTAAAAAGGGCAGTAACTTGAATAACAATTCATACTGGGAGCGCATTAGACGCGCAAAAGAGGATACCAGTTGTCAATTTGAACTTGCTCGTAAGTTACAATTCCAATTAAACCGGACCTCtaattttatcaaagatCTGTTATGGTTGAAGGACGACAATGACAACTTCAAGTTAGTTCTCGAGCAACGCGTGACAAAGATAAAACAAAGTTATTATTATGAGGTGGATGAAGGTCCCTTTATTGTGAAATTTCCCCTATGCCACCCTTTACTCATCCGTGTAAAGTTCATAATTGCAGAATGTATCACCTCTCAAGGAGGATCtctaaaaaaatgtgaCCTGACAATTCTGTATACCTTCAAGTATGTTGAGTCTATTGATAAACTGGATACAAAAGTTGAAAAGTTATGGCTTTTTGAAAGTATACATCTTAACTGGGCATTGAGATATTGTAAACTTGAGCATTCtgaaattatcaaaaagacCAGGGAAtatctaaaaaaattcaatgatAGAGAAAAGATGAGTAACGTCATTAAGTTGTGCGGGTTCCTTGGTGTTTTACCAAAGGAAAGAATAGAAGGTGATAAAAAGGCCGGCGATTTTATGCAACCTGTATATATCAATTATGATTTTCTAtctctttcaaagattctTATCAAATTGGCCGTTTTCTATTTAAGCAGCGTTACCATCAAGACAACGAGAGTTTTATTGGCAATAGTAATGGTAATCTTCAAATGTTTTACAAAAGTTAATAAAACTTTGTATTATGGTCTTTTGATATCTGCATTAACCAATCTGTTCTTTGTTGGTAAATCCATTCATTCATATTTCTCAGTAAAGTCCGCAGAAAATCTGTTCCAGAACTATGCTAATGGTGATCAACGAGGGCTTCAAATCATGCATCGGTCCTTGACAGTGCCTGATTTGAACTTACtaacaaaaaagatgatGGATAACGATCAAGCCAATCCAGTATTCAAGAGATTTGACgaagataaaaatgcaTACCAGTACAAAGGAACAAGGCAAGAAATTGCAATTAAACGAAATCAAGTGCTGACGGAATTAAAGATTCTACAAAATACGGAAAAGGAGCTCGTACAAGGAAGTTACAGGAAGTTCCTAATAACAGAAAGAGACAAATGCTTTACCACACAGAATGAAATGCCTGATTTGTGGATAAACGATACTAAATTACAAGATTATTGTATGGCATGTTTTGCAGAGTACGACAGATTGTCTGCCATTCCTGTTTGA
- the REC104 gene encoding Rec104p (Protein involved in early stages of meiotic recombination~similar to YHR157W), protein MSFEEEEKNKVTCTQDFLRQYFVSESVSIQFGLNNKTVKRINEDEFDKAINCIMAWTRYPEAVVKRTASTYLLSDSCKKSTTLSLPFVLDDALCIPKGVESNNNDTSLLYSDTLYGDDSLIRRNEQVRDELEEELSFTLLRSEVNEIKPISSSSTPQILQSDYSAVMQETQASNGSIFQFSSP, encoded by the coding sequence ATGTCTTtcgaggaagaagaaaaaaataaggtCACATGCACGCAAGACTTTCTTCGTCAATATTTTGTATCTGAAAGCGTTAGCATTCAATTTGGGTTAAATAACAAGACTGTGAAAAGGATAAATgaggatgaatttgatAAGGCAATAAATTGCATTATGGCATGGACAAGATATCCTGAGGCAGTAGTAAAACGAACAGCTTCGACTTATCTTTTAAGTGATTCCTGCAAGAAATCTACGACGCTATCTCTCCCGTTTGTCTTAGACGATGCATTATGTATTCCGAAGGGAGTGGAAagcaataataatgatactAGTCTTTTGTACAGCGACACCTTATACGGTGATGATTCTTTAATACGGAGGAATGAGCAAGTAAGGGATGAACTAGAGGAAGAGTTAAGTTTCACATTACTACGAAGTGAAGTAAATGAAATCAAACCCATATCTTCGTCCAGTACCCCACAAATACTGCAATCAGATTATTCTGCGGTGATGCAAGAAACACAGGCTTCAAACGGAAGCATATTTCAGTTTAGTAGCCCctaa
- the KEL1 gene encoding Kel1p (Protein required for proper cell fusion and cell morphology~similar to YHR158C): protein MAGFSFAKKFTHKKHGKTPSDASISDQSREASLSTLSNEKFFTKQETPQKGRQFSQGYHPNVNKTSSPPMFARKQQSESRIQPSAVPPQQRNVSGPSTTLHKQLSKQREYTVWNRIKLQNSPFPRYRHVASAYVTDKNQIYVIGGLHDQSVYGDTWILTAFDNATRFSTTTIDISEATPPPRVGHAAVLCGNAFVVFGGDTHKVNKEGLMDDDIYLLNINSYKWTVPAPVGPRPLGRYGHKISIIATTQMKTKLYVFGGQFDDTYFNDLAVYDLSSFRRPDSHWEFLKPKSFTPPPITNFTMISYDSKLWVFGGDTLQGLVNDVFMYDPAINDWFIINTTGEKPPPVQEHATVVYNDLMCVVGGKDEHDAYLNSVYFLNLKSRKWFKLPVFTAGIPQGRSGHSLTLLKNDKVLIMGGDKFDYARVEESDLHTSDIDMQRGTIVYTLDLARIKDLCPGIMDVPSETAVQRNGSLDLATPVTPTSHKNRNMNISSSAAPPAFAPSPAPEAFPEADHVNREMHNRDVLTEHQNQNPPVNSESHLITEPNILTPYVPSESSQTPVMKTTSNKPFDTPNIQKETDLTETIDPTIGNQRIPSSTYGDSLTPSKQIKNNSSPIVETLSSNDIKTPQNGNVEETKLYPGTDEKTDSTTAFNEEMSENKLSTSLMAKVEEEGGVVDEDDEIGVAQMASSPSKDQFKIKHYNESSELSQNNTEIDKLSEPVDITIKKIDAASHDIGASDEKNMPSMRDVPSDMKGEKADVSVNRDVTTEVVDRALFEKLRSELQSLKELTHEKALEAGAHIKELETELWQLKSQRNTGTNKEIDELDSVRLQSKCEILEADNHSLEDKVNELENLVNSKFLDIENLNEVVQYQNERMKSLELEPDYKEKLEELQIEHENLIRENERLKNESKQHNEDIINQVSNYSSQLGSLISHWKENKASSSFLASSSSLISVSDENGENSVNEPYGDQSRHHRVVINKLTNRLDDLLEKSQELTISKEKLSSEYHALKMEHSSLSQDVLVKENEIKKIQNDYKESINSMDSASKALMVSQRELEKYKSLNKKLIDELDELKFKNSICSKNSENGFKSTGESSNDVKNSNTIRENQFNIKINDLKAELFITNQERDNLKSEVLELKKRLLNLENSTKQANEDGDSDLL, encoded by the coding sequence ATGGCCGGATTCAGCTTCGCCAAGAAGTTCACTCACAAGAAACATGGAAAGACACCTTCTGATGCTTCTATCTCTGACCAATCTAGAGAAGCTTCGCTGTCAACTCtttcaaatgaaaaattttttacaaaacaGGAAACTCCTCAGAAAGGACGTCAATTCTCACAAGGTTACCACCCAAACGTTAATAAAACCAGTTCACCCCCTATGTTTGCCAGAAAACAACAATCGGAATCAAGAATCCAACCGAGTGCAGTACCACCGCAACAACGAAATGTGTCAGGGCCGTCTACTACTCTCCATAAACAGCTTTCAAAACAGAGAGAATATACTGTGTGGAATAGAATCAAGTTACAGAATTCACCTTTCCCTCGTTATAGACATGTTGCCTCGGCATATGTTACAGACAAGAACCAGATATATGTCATTGGAGGACTTCATGACCAATCTGTGTACGGCGATACATGGATATTAACAGCCTTTGATAATGCTACCAGATTTTCCACCACTACAATAGACATAAGTGAAGCTACGCCACCACCAAGGGTAGGCCACGCTGCTGTCCTATGTGGAAATGCGTTTGTTGTGTTTGGTGGTGACACACATAAAGTTAATAAGGAAGGTTTAATGGACGATGACATATACCTTTTGAATATTAATTCCTACAAATGGACAGTCCCAGCACCTGTGGGACCACGTCCATTGGGTAGATACGGccataaaatttcaattattGCCACAACtcaaatgaaaacaaaattataCGTCTTCGGTGGTCAATTTGATGACACTTACTTCAATGACCTAGCTGTTTACGActtatcttcttttagAAGGCCGGATTCACATTGGGAATTTTTGAAGCCGAAATCTTTCACGCCGCCACCTATCACCAATTTTACCATGATATCATATGATTCCAAATTATGGGTATTTGGTGGCGACACCTTACAAGGTTTAGTAAATGATGTGTTTATGTACGACCCTGCAATAAACGATTGGTTTATCATTAATACCACAGGTGAGAAACCTCCTCCAGTTCAAGAACATGCTACCGTAGTCTACAATGATTTAATGTGCGTAGTAGGCGGAAAAGATGAGCATGATGCTTATTTGAACTCCGTGTATTTCCTAAACTTGAAATCGCGCAAATGGTTTAAGTTACCTGTATTTACGGCGGGAATCCCGCAAGGTCGTTCTGGGCATTCTCTAACActattaaaaaatgataaagtttTGATTATGGGAGGTGATAAATTTGATTATGCTAGAGTTGAGGAATCCGACCTGCACACTTCTGATATTGATATGCAAAGAGGTACGATTGTTTATACGTTAGACTTGGCCCGCATAAAAGACCTTTGTCCAGGCATAATGGATGTTCCAAGTGAGACTGCTGTTCAGAGAAATGGTAGCCTTGACCTGGCGACGCCCGTTACCCCAACCTCTCATAAAAACAGGAATATGAACATTTCAAGTTCAGCAGCTCCTCCAGCTTTCGCTCCATCGCCTGCACCAGAAGCTTTTCCGGAAGCTGATCATGTCAACAGAGAGATGCACAATCGAGATGTTTTAACAGAACATCAAAATCAGAATCCTCCAGTAAATTCTGAGTCTCACCTAATTACTGAGCCTAACATTTTGACTCCATATGTCCCTTCTGAAAGCTCACAGACACCTGTTATGAAAACAACTTCCAACAAGCCATTTGATACCCCAAATATCCAGAAAGAAACTGATCTGACTGAAACTATCGATCCAACAATTGGAAATCAGCGAATCCCATCTTCAACTTATGGTGACAGCCTTACCCcatcaaaacaaataaagaaCAACTCCTCCCCAATTGTAGAGACGCTTTCAAGTAATGACATAAAAACGCCTCAAAATGGAAATGTAGAAGAAACGAAACTTTACCCCGGCACGGATGAAAAAACAGATTCTACAACTGCTTTCAACGAAGAGATGAGTGAGAACAAGTTAAGCACATCTTTGATGGCCAAGGTCGAAGAGGAAGGCGGCGTTGTTGACGAAGACGATGAAATTGGTGTGGCCCAAATGGCCAGCTCACCATCAAAAGATCAGTTCAAAATAAAGCATTATAACGAATCTTCAGAGTTATCGCAGAACAATACGGAGATCGACAAACTATCTGAGCCTGTAGATATCacgataaagaaaatcgaTGCCGCGAGTCATGATATTGGAGCAAGTGATGAGAAAAATATGCCCTCAATGAGAGACGTTCCATCTGATATGAAAGGTGAAAAAGCTGACGTTTCTGTAAATAGAGATGTTACTACTGAGGTCGTGGATAGAGCATTATTTGAGAAATTGAGATCGGAATTACaaagtttgaaagaacTGACACATGAAAAGGCACTTGAAGCCGGAGCACACATAAAGGAACTAGAGACGGAGCTATGGCAGTTAAAATCCCAGAGGAACACTGGGACAAACAAAGAAATAGATGAATTGGATTCTGTCAGACTGCAATCAAAATGTGAAATATTAGAAGCAGATAATCACTCTTTGGAAGATAAAGTTAATGAGCTAGAAAATTTAGTGAACAGCAAATTCTTAGATATAGAAAATCTAAACGAAGTTGTGCaatatcaaaatgaaagaatgaAATCCTTAGAACTAGAGCCTgattacaaagaaaaacttgaGGAATTGCAGATAGAACATGAAAACTTGATTAGGGAAAATGAACGGTTGAAAAATGAGAGCAAACAGCACAACGAAGATATTATCAATCAGGTTTCTAATTACTCATCACAACTAGGCTCATTGATCAGCcattggaaagaaaataaggCCAGCTCTTCGTTTCTTgcatcctcttcttctttgatatcCGTCTCGGACGAAAATGGTGAAAATTCTGTCAACGAACCCTATGGTGACCAAAGTCGTCACCACCGTGTGGTGATCAACAAACTAACAAATAGGTTGGATgatttgttggaaaaaaGTCAAGAGCTAACAATttcgaaagaaaaattgtcTTCTGAATACCATGCTTTAAAAATGGAACACAGCTCATTAAGTCAAGATGTATTGGTAAAAGAGAAcgaaatcaaaaaaatacagaatGACTACAAAGAAAGCATCAATTCTATGGACAGCGCAAGTAAGGCACTAATGGTTTCGCAAAGAGAGCTAGAGAAGTACAAGAGCTTGAATAAAAAGTTGATTGACGAGTTAGATgaattgaaattcaaaaacagcATCTGTAGtaaaaattcagaaaatgGTTTTAAAAGCACCGGGGAGAGTTCCAATGATGTAAAAAATAGCAACACTATAAGAGAAAATCAGTTCAACATTAAAATAAATGACCTGAAGGCGGAACTCTTTATCACTAATCAAGAAAGAGATAACTTGAAAAGTGAAGTGTTAgagttgaagaagagaTTATTGAATTTAGAAAATAGCACTAAACAAGCCAATGAAGATGGTGACAGTGATCTactatga